From Bacillota bacterium, one genomic window encodes:
- a CDS encoding winged helix DNA-binding protein: SALVDRLARLGLVRREEDPRDRRRTLVSLSAQGELRVAELHQGGQQWLEEALGRMEDGDLEALARGLEALARALQGVVAAAAGGGDGQGRVGEEG, translated from the coding sequence CAGCGCGCTGGTCGACCGCCTGGCCCGCCTCGGCCTGGTCCGGCGCGAGGAGGATCCCCGCGACCGGCGCCGGACGCTGGTCTCGCTGAGCGCCCAGGGCGAGCTGCGCGTGGCGGAGCTGCACCAGGGGGGCCAGCAGTGGCTGGAGGAGGCGCTGGGGCGCATGGAGGACGGCGACCTGGAGGCGCTGGCCCGCGGGCTGGAGGCGCTGGCCCGGGCGCTCCAGGGCGTGGTGGCGGCCGCGGCCGGCGGTGGCGACGGGCAGGGTCGAGTCGGAGAGGAAGGGTGA